A portion of the Oncorhynchus clarkii lewisi isolate Uvic-CL-2024 chromosome 27, UVic_Ocla_1.0, whole genome shotgun sequence genome contains these proteins:
- the LOC139386003 gene encoding NADPH--cytochrome P450 reductase-like produces MPDVEAESSTQPEAMEEEEPLFSNLDLFLFTLIAGLIIYWFMSRKKAEPIPEFKKLDQPAPSTRETSFIEKMKKTGRNIVVFYGSQTGTGEEFANRLSKDAQRYGMKGMAADPEEYDMCELSRLAEIDNSLAIFCMATYGEGDPTDNAQDFYDWLQESDGELNGVNYTVFALGNKTYEHYNAMGAYVDKRLEELGAKRVFDLGMGDDDGNLEEDFVTWREQFWPAMCEHFGVEASGEDSSIRQYELKEHNDINMNKVYTGEFGCLKSFETQKPPFDAKNPFLAPVIVNRKLNKAGNRHLMHLEVDITGSKIRYESGDHVAVYPTNDTAIVNKLGQILGVDLDTVISLNNLDEESNKKHPFPCPTTYRTALTHYLDIIHPPRTNVLYELAQYATDPKDQENMRKMVSSAPEGKALYQSFVLEDNRNILAILEDLPSLRPPIDHLCELMPRLQARYYSIASSSKVHPNSIHICAVLVEYTTKTGRLTKGVATTWLKNKLVADNGHKSTVPMYIRKSQFRLPFKASNPVIMVGPGTGIAPFMGFIQERGWLKEQGKEVGETVLYFGCRHKNEDYLYQEDLEEAEKTGVITKLNVAFSRDQEQKVYVQHLLRTNKEDLWRQIHTDNAHIYICGDARNMARDVQTAFYEIAEELGGMTRTQATDYIKKLMTKGRYSQDVWS; encoded by the exons AGCACCTTCTACTCGAGAGACTAGTTTTATTGAGAAGATGAAGAAAACA GGTAGGAACATTGTGGTATTCTACGGCTCTCAGACGGGCACGGGCGAGGAGTTTGCCAACCGGCTGTCCAAAGACGCGCAGCGCTACGGTATGAAGGGTATGGCTGCCGACCCCGAGGAATACGACATG TGTGAGCTGTCCCGTCTGGCTGAGATTGACAACTCCCTGGCCATCTTCTGCATGGCCACGTACGGAGAGGGAGACCCCACGGACAATGCCCAGGACTTCTATGACTGGCTGCAGGAGAGTGACGGGGAACTGAATGGAGTCAACTACACC GTGTTTGCGTTGGGTAACAAGACATATGAACACTACAATGCCATGGGTGCGTATGTGGACAAGAGGCTGGAGGAGCTGGGAGCCAAGAGGGTCTTCGACCTGGGCATGGGAGACGACGACGGCAA CCTGGAGGAGGACTTTGTGACATGGAGGGAGCAGTTCTGGCCAGCCATGTGCGAGCACTTTGGAGTGGAGGCTTCAGGAGAGGACTCCAG CATTCGTCAGTACGAGCTCAAGGAGCACAATGACATCAACATGAACAAGGTCTACACAGGAGAGTTTGGGTGTCTGAAGAGCTTTGAGACCCAGAAACC GCCTTTTGATGCAAAAAACCCCTTCCTGGCTCCAGTCATTGTTAACCGCAAGCTCAACAAAGCAGGCAACAGGCATCTCATGCACCTTGAAGTCGACATTACAGGCTCCAAGAttag ATATGAGTCGGGAGACCACGTTGCCGTATATCCCACCAATGACACAGCAATCGTGAACAAGCTGGGACAGATCCTTGGCGTGGACCTTGATACGGTTATTTCTCTCAATAACCTTGATG AGGAGTCCAATAAGAAGCACCCATTCCCTTGCCCCACCACCTACCGTACGGCTCTGACCCACTACCTGGACATCATCCATCCGCCTCGCACCAACGTCCTGTATGAGCTGGCCCAGTACGCCACTGACCCCAAGGACCAGGAGAACATGCGCAAGATGGTCTCATCTGCTCCCGAGGGCAAG GCTCTGTACCAGAGTTTTGTGCTGGAAGACAACAGGAACATCCTGGCCATCCTGGAGGATCTGCCATCCTTACGGCCTCCAATCGACCACTTGTGTGAGCTCATGCCCCGCCTGCAGGCCCGCTACTACTCCATTGCCTCCTCCTCCAAA GTCCACCCCAATAGCATCCACATCTGTGCTGTGCTGGTGGAGTACACGACTAAAACGGGGCGCCTCACTAAGGGAGTGGCCACCACTTGGCTGAAGAACAAACTGGTTGCGGACAACGGCCACAAGTCCACAGTCCCCATGTACATCCGCAAGTCTCAGTTCCGCCTGCCCTTCAAGGCCAGCAACCCAGTCATCATGGTCGGTCCTGGGACCGGCATCGCTCCCTTCATGGGCTTCATCCAGGAGCGAGGGTGGCTCAAAGAGCAAG GCAAGGAGGTGGGGGAGACGGTCTTGTACTTTGGCTGCAGGCACAAGAACGAAGACTATCTGTACCAGGAGGATTTGGAGGAGGCTGAAAAGACGGGTGTCATCACGAAGCTCAACGTCGCTTTCTCTCGGGACCAAGAGCAAAAG GTGTACGTGCAGCATCTCCTGAGGACCAACAAGGAGGACCTGTGGAGGCAGATCCACACAGACAACGCACACATATACATCTGCGG GGATGCGCGGAACATGGCCAGGGATGTGCAGACAGCTTTCTATGAGATAGCAGAGGAGCTGGGCGGCATGACACGCACTCAGGCCACCGACTACATCAAGAAACTGATGACCAAGGGACGCTACTCGCAGGACGTCTGGAGCTAA